The stretch of DNA GGACGGACAGGCGGAGGACGGACAGGCCAGAGACAGACAGGCGGAGGACGGACAGGCCGGGGACGGACAGGCGGAGGACGGACAGGCCAGGGACGGACAGGCCGGGGACGGACAGGCCGGGGACGGACAGGCCGGGGACGGACAGGCGGAGGACGGACAGGCCGGGGACGGACAGGCCGGGGACGGACAGGCGGAGGACGGACAGGCCGGGGACGGACAGGCGGAGGACGGACAGGCCGGGGACGGACAGGCGGAGGACGGACAGGCGGAGGACAGACAGGCGGAGGACAGACAGGCCGGGATGGACAGGCGGACAGGCGGAGGACAGACAGGCCGGGGACGGACAGGCGGAGGACAGACAGGCGGAGGACAGACAGGCGGAGGACAGACAGGCCGGGATGGACAGGCGGAGGACGGACAGTcagaggacagacagacagaggacAGACAGGCCGGGGACGGACAAGCGGAGGACGGACAGGCCGGGGACGGAGAGAGTGAGGACAGGAGGGGGATGGACAGGCGGGGACGGACAGGCAGGGGACGGACAGGCCGAGGACGGACAGGCCGGGGACGGACAGTTGAAGGACGGACAGGCCGGGGACGGACAGAGTGAGGACAGGTGGAGGACAGACAGGCTGAGGACGGACAGAGTGAGGACAGGTGGAGGACAGACAGGTGGAGGACAGACAGGCGGGGAACGGACAGGCCGAGGACGGACAGGCGGAGGACGGACAGGCCAGGGACAGACAGGCGGAGGACGGACAGGCCGGGGACGGACAGGCGGAGGACGGACAGGCCAGGGACGGACAGGCCGGGGACGGACAGGCGGACAGGCGGAGGACAGACAGGCCGGGGACGGACAGGCGGAGGACAGACAGGCGGAGGACAGACAGGCCGGGATGGACAGGCGGAGGACGGACAGTCggaggacagacagacagaggacAGACAGGCCGGGGACGGACAGGCGGAGGACGGACAAGCGGAGGACGGACAGGCCGGGGACAGACAGGCGGAGGACGGACAGGCCGGGGACGGACAGGCAGAGGACGGACAGGCCGGGGACGGACAGGCAGAGGATGGACAGGCCGGGACGGACAGGCCGGGACGGACAGGCGGGGGACCAACAGGCCgaggacagacaggcagaggacagacaggcagaggacAGACAGGCCGGGGACGGACAGGCGGAGGACGGACAGGTGGAGGACGGACAGGTGGAGGACGGACAGGTGGAGGACAGGCAGGTGCGGACGGACAGGCCGGAGACCGACAGGCGGACGGCGGACAGGCCGACTGAGGACAGGCTGCGACCCAGGCCGGGAGGCAGGCGCAGCCCTCCGGGGGCTGTGACCCGGCGGCTCCCCGTCAGCTCGGTGAGGACGGGCGCGCTTTGACAACCCGGCGGCGGGCCGGGGAGCTGGTTTGCCGAGCGGCGGGTACCGGGtaccgggggccgggggcgggggcctgcGGCGGCGACtgcaggggcggggcctgccggggGACACGCGGGCACCGGCGGTGGGACTGTGCGGTGGGAGGGGCCGCCTTGCCTCGCCTCGCCTCTCCGGGACCGCCTCGCCGTTCCCCCAGCGCCGCTCCCGGCCCGGAACCTTCGTGCCGCGGGCCCCGCTTCTGCCGGGAGGCCGGCGGGGGGCCTCTTCCGGCTCGCGGAGCTGCTTCCGGCGCGGTGCTTCCGGTCGGGCGGCCCGGCACTTTTGGGAAATGGTTGTGGAGCCGGGGGCGGCAGGGGCTCGTCCGACTCGCTGGCCCAGCGCCCGCGGCCTCCGCTCCCTGCGTGcggccccctgcccctccccgcaggCCCCACCGCGCCCGCACAGGGCGCCACGTCGCGTCCTCGCGGGGCGTGAGCGGCCGGGGGACCCCTGAGCACCGGGCCGCGGGGCCCATGCCCCCCCCCGACTGAGCagccggggccgggccgcccgGGAGCCCGGGGCGCACAGGCCTCGGCCGAACAGCCATGGAGAAGATGTCCCGGGTGAGCACGGCCCTGGGCGGCGGCGCGCTGACCGGCCGCACCATGCACTGCCACCTGGACGCGCCGGCCAACGCCATCAGCGTGTGCAGAGACGCGGCCCAGGTGGTGGTGGCCGGCCGCAGCATCTTCAAGATCTACGCCATCGAGGACGAGCAGTTCGTGGAGAAGCTGAACCTGCGTGTGGGCCGCAAGCCCTCGCTCAACCTAAGCTGCGCGGACGTCGTCTGGCACCAGATGGACGAGAACCTGCTGGCGACGGCGGCCACCAACGGCGTGGTGGTCACCTGGAACCTGGGCCGGCCGTCGCGCAACAAGCAGGACCAGCTGTTCACAGAGCACAAGCGCACGGTGAACAAAGTCTGCTTCCACCCCACCGAGGCACACGTGCTGCTCAGCGGTTCCCAGGACGGTTTCATGAAGTGCTTCGACCTCCGCAGGAAGGACTCCGTGAGCACCTTCTCGGGTGAGCCCTGCAGGCAGCCTCGTGTGCCCCAGACAGCCTGGGACATGGCCGGGAGCGGCGCGGGGCGTGCGCCCGGGTCAGCAGGGCCGGGCGGGCACCAGCGACAGGACCACCCGGCCGCAGGAAGCGCACCAGGAAGGCTGGGGGGTATGTGGGGGGGTGCCTGTCCCCACACTTTTTTTCCCAGCAGCCCAAGCTCCACAGCTGGCCTCGAGCCCCTGATCCCTTGTCCACCTTGAAGAGACCAAAAGGAGCACGGCCTGGAAGCCTCAGACCTGGGGGCCTCCTGAGGCTGGCCCTGAGCTACCTGTGCTGTGGGAAAGCTGGAGGCCTCGAGGGCGCTCGGTgtgctgggcctgggggtgggggacacggACCTTTAAGGTGTGCGGTCCTGTGGGGCTGACCCAGCAGCACCAGTGCAAACTGGAGGGATGGAGCAGAAGCCGGGGCAGCCTCACCCgggcctccccgggcctcccTCAGAGGAGTGCGTACAGCTAAGCCCAGCTAGCTTCCTGTGTGCTCAGTGCCCCAAAGCCCCGCCGCAGCTCTGCAAGGACCGACATCAGATGCGTGATCCAGGGGAAACCAAGGTCCACATTACGGGTTCACAAACCACGCGATGCCTGGCATCCTGCCCCTGGCCTATCGACCACATCTTCTCTGTGAGGCCTCTCCCCATCACCCCGCCAGGCAGGCTCAGGGGTATCCACGCCACCTTGGAGGCCTCCCCACCTGGACCACGGGCAAGCATGTGATATTAGTCCACAGTCACTGCAAGGCTCCACCCTTGGCTGCTCTCTCTGCTCTAgtcccctcaccctctccctccatcGATGTCCTTTCCACAGGCCAGTCTGAGAGCGTGCGTGATGTCCAGTTCAGCATCCGGGACTACTTCACCTTCGCCTCCACTTTCGAGAACGGCAACGTGCAGCTCTGGGACATCCGCCGGCCTGACCGCTGTGAGAGGATGTTCACGGCCCACAACGGGCCTGTCTTCTGCTGCGACTGGCACCCTGAGGACAGGTGTGGcgtggggtgggggcacaggcagCAGGGTGGGATGGGTGGGTTTGCGGGGGGGCTGCCTCCAGACCTGTGAGGCAGAGTGGGGAGGCCTCCCACCCCTGGAGAGGATACTGAGGGTTTCATGGACTTATTGTAGGGGCTGGCTGGCCACAGGTGGGCGTGACAAGATGGTGAAGGTATGGGACATGACCACGCACCGTGCCAAGGAGGTGCACTGTGTGCAAACCATCGCTTCAGTGGCCCGCGTCAAGTGGCGGCCTGAGTGCCGCCACCACCTGGCCACCTGCTCCATGATGGTGGACCATAACATCTACGTGTGGGACGTGCGCCGGCCTTTCGTCCCGGCTGCCATGTTTGAGGAGCACCGAGATGTCACAACAGGCATTGCTTGGCGTCACCCACACgacccctccttcctgctctctggCTCTAAGGACAGCACGCTGTGCCAGCACCTGTTCCGTGACGCCAGCCAGCCTGTTGAGCGCGCCAACCCCGAGGGCCTCTGCTATGGTCTCTTTGGGGACCTGGCCTTTGCTGCCAAGGAGAGCCTAGTGGCCACCGAGTCTGGGCGCAAGCCCTATGCCGGTGATCGGCGCCACCCCATCTTCTTCAAGCGTAAACTGGACCCTGCCGAGCCTTTCGTGGGTCTCGCGTCCAGTGCCCTCAGTGTCTTTGAGATAGAGCCTGGCAGTGGCAGCATGAGCTGGTTCGTGGACACCGCTGAGCGTTATGCCCTGGCTGGCCGGCCTCTGGCTGAGCTCTGTGACCACAATGCGAAAGTGGCTCGGGAGCTTGGCCGCAACCAGGTAGGCGGCGTGGCCTGAGAGGGTCCCAGGGCCTGTGACCTTGGGGGGCTCCCCCAACTGCTATACCCGGACCCTGCCCTGTGTTTACCGCTCAGCATGGCAGCTGCCACCACCAGCCACCACCCTGGTAACCGAGGGTACCCGCTGGCCTGTAGCGGACCTGATAGCAGTGCATCCTTAGGGTGCAGGTCTGGGGGGGTTAGTGTTCCAGCCCCGCTTGTGgctcatttttacttttggatTTTTCAAGGTGTCTGATCCTGCAGAGGTCGACATGGCTTCTCTCATTGTTTTCCTGGGACCACAGGCGGATTTGCATGTGTTGACTGCCTCCAATTTCTGCTTCTGCTTATCCCCTCGCAGGATCGAGACTAGGATTTTTGTCTTTGGCACAGGCTTCAGTTCCCCAGCTGGAGTGGGCCAGGACTTTGGGTGCTTGGGGCAGCAGAACCTGACAGTTTGTGGTTCCATCCAGGTGGGAGTGGAGGGTGCTAGATGGGGTgccagggacccaggctcctgGTAAGTGCCTGGCATCCTCCCCTAGGTAGCACAGACCTGGACCATGCTGCGGATCATCTACTGTAGCCCTGGCCTGGCGTCTGCCACCAACCTCAACCACAGCATGGGCAAGGGCAGCTCTTGCGGCTTGCCACTCATGAACAGGTAGCCATCTGGGGGTGGCTCCACCCAGAGGGTGGGCTGTTGGAGCTCATCTACCCACTGGCCTTCCCTGCCCCCAGTTTCAACCTGAAGGATATGGCGCCAGGGTTGGGCAGTGAGACCAGACTGGACCGTAGCAAGGGTGACACACGGAGCGACACAGTGCTGCTGGACTCCTCAGCCACACTCCTCACCAATGAGGGTAGGCTGGGGGGGTAGACAGGGCACTGGTGGGAGTAGGGCTGGGGCCTCCCAGAATCAGCTCCTCTGGAACACCCTCCCCCCATGGACAGATAACGAAGAGACAGAGGGCAGCGACGTGCCTGCGGATTATCTGCTGGGTGACGTGGAGGGTGAAGAAGACGAGCTGTACCTGTTGGAGCCAGAACACGCACATGGTGAGTGGGCGCTGGGGAAGTGGGGTTGGGAGGTGGGGCCGGAGGCTCAGACCCTGCCTTCCCTGACCCTGCCTTCAGCGGAGGAGCCCGAGTACGTGCTGCCACAGGAGGCCTTCCCGCTACGCCATGAGATTGTGGACACTCCATCGGGGCCTGAGCACCTGCAGGACAAGGCCGACTCGCCCCACGTCAGCGGCAGTGAGGCTGATGCAGCCTCCCTGGCGCCCGTGGACTCCTCCTTCTCGCTCATCTCCGTCTCGCACGCGCTCTACGACAGCCGCCTGCCGCCTGACTTCTTCAGTGCCCTGGTGTGTGACATGCTGCGCTTCTATGCAGAGCAGGGTGATGTGCAGATGGCCGTGTCCGTGCTCATCGTGCTGGGCGAACGAGTGCGCAAGGACATCGACGAGCAGACCCAGGTGGGTGAGTGGGTGTGGGGAAGGCGTCCCTGCCACCCCAGGGCCACTGGCCTGCTCACCTCCGGCCTCCTTTCCTCCCGCCGCCCCAGGAGCACTGGTACACGTCCTACATCGACCTGCTGCAGCGCTTCTGCCTCTGGAACGTGTCCAACCAGGTGGTGAAGCTCAGCACCAGCCGCGCCATCAGCTGCCTCAACCAGGCGTCCACCACCCTGCACGTCAACTGCAGCCACTGCAAGCGGCCCATGAGCAGCCGCGGCTGGGTCTGTGACCGCTGCCACCGCTGCGCCAGCATGTGCGCCGTGTGCCACCACGTGGTGAAGGGGCTGTTCGTGTGGTGCCAGGGCTGCAGTCACGGCGGCCACCTGCAGCACATCATGAAGTGGCTGGAGGGCAGCTCGCACTGCCCCGCGGGCTGTGGCCACCTGTGCGAGTACTCCTGACCGCCGCGGGCGGGAGGCGCTGGGCATGGAGACCAAATAAAGGAAGCAGGAGCCGCAGTGTGAGGCCGCCCGTCACCCGCGCTTGCGCTCGCGCCgccagctccatgctgggcggcTCTTCTGGGTGGGCGGCGGCGTCGCCATGGGAACCCGCGGCGGCCGCTCCGCCTTCTTCCGCGGCCCTAGCACCGCCTTCCGGGGCGGGTCCGGCGCTGTTGCCACGACGACGGAGCTCCCGGCAGGCTTCGCGGCGGCGGGCTCATGGCGCCGGGGGCGCGGCCACTGCTGCTGCTGGCCGTCTGGACGCTGGCGGCGCCGGTGCTGCGCGGCGCCGGGGACACGGGCGACGGAGGGTGGTGAGCGGCGCGGGCGAGCGGCCGGGACTCGCGGGCGGGCGACCGGGGCGGGGGACGGCGGGGCACTGACGGCCGTGCCCGCAGGCAGAGGCGCGGGCCCGGGGCGCCGGCCGCCGTGGCGGAGGAGGAGCGCTGCGCCGTGGAGCGCCGGGCGGACCTCAGCTACGCCGAGTTCGTGCAGCAGTACGTGCAGCCCCCACACCCGCCTCCCGCCCCGatccccgcgcccctcccccgaGCCGGTGCGACCCGCTGCGGTCCCGCCCCTCCAGGTACGCATTCTCCAGGCCCGTCATCCTGCAGGGGCTCACGGACAACTCGGTGAGTGCAGCGCCCCGCCCGGCCTCTCCACCCGCGCCGACCCGCCCTTGagtcttctccccaccccctcagcgCTTCCGGGCCCTGTGCTCCCGAGAACGGCTGCTGGCCTCGTTCGGGGACAGCGTGGTCCGGCTGAGCACCGCCAATACCTACTCCTACCGGAAAGGTGAGCTGCCGCACGCCGCCGCTCCGCCTGCTTGCCGGCACTTGCAGGCGGCCTCGGCCAGTCCTGACCAGGCCCTTTCCTACAGTGGACCTGCCCTTCCAGGACTACGTGGAGCATCTACTGCACCCCCAGGACCCTAGCTCCCTGGGCAACGGTGAGTCACACCTGGTTGGCCGTGGGCTGGGATGGGGGCATGTGAACAAGTACAGGTGTCGAGACCTGGGCGCCTCCTGTGTTCTGTGTTGGCAGACACCTTGTACTTCTTCGGGGACAACGATTTCAGCGAATGGGCCTCACTCTTCCAGCACTACTCCCCACCTCCGTTTAGTCTGCTAGGTACCACTGCTGCCTACAGCTTTGGAATCGCAGGTGGGTACCCTGCACGTGGCATGCCAGAGGAAGGGGACACACAAGGTGGGGTTGCATCAGCAAGTGCTCCTAACTGACCCCACAGGAGCTGGTTCTGGGGTACCCTTCCACTGGCACGGGCCCGGGTTCTCAGAGGTGATCTACGGCCGCAAGGTCAGCACGGGCCAGGGCTGAGGCTTGGGGCTTACTGCCTGCCAACACGGAGTGACGGGCTGCTCTCACCCTCAGCGCTGGTTCCTGTATCCCCCTGAGAAGACACCTGAGTTCCACCCCAACAAAACCACACTGGCCTGGCTTCAGGACGTGTACCCAACCCTGGCACCATCTGAGAGGCCCCTGGAGTGCACCGTCCAGGCTGGTGAGGTCAGTAGGTGGCAGGAAGGGGTCAGGCTGGATCACACCCCACCAGCTAATCCTTATGCCCCACCCTCCACCAGGTGCTGTATTTCCCTGACCGGTGGTGGCATGCTACACTCAACCTGGACGCCAGTGTTTTTATCTCTACTTTCTTCGGCTAGGTAGAGTGGGCGGCTGGTGAGCCCAGCACACACCAGCACACAGCCCTATAGTGCTCACAGGTTTTATTACAGGACAGTGGTGGCAGCAGCCCACCCTCACCTGCTGTTTCTGGCCCagaagggggtggaggtggggctcaTGGTCCAGCAGCAGAACTGATGAGGGTGGGATAGGGGACACCAGGGCAGGGATCTAGGGACACAAACTATGTACAGCGACTGGGAGCTACTGCCCCAAGGCCCACCTGGGCCAGGGTACTAGGCAAGGCAGGAGCTCTGGCACTCGCCTGGCCTCAGTAGTCCTCCACCCAGCCATTCTCGGAGATGAATGCATCAATGACCTCTTTCATGGCCAGGTTGGGGATGAGCTGTTCCTGGGTCAGGGGGCTCCGGGTGACAGGGTCAAAGTGGCCCACACGCTGCAGTGTGCAGTGACAGCAGGTCAGAAAGTGCTCAGTGGTTACGGGCCCTGCTCCCCACTCTTGTTGGCCCTCACCTGCAGGTGTTCCTCAATGTCCTTGCGGTCGTAGGTGATGCCGCTGGGCGTGATGCACGGCTCCCGCATAAGCTCAAAGCTGATCTTGCCACACAGGTAATCTGGGATGTCTCGCTTCTGTGGCACATGGAGTCAGGTCAGGCACCAGGATGGGGACCCGGCTCCAATTCCTGCTACCCAGAGGACAGACAGCTTACCTTTCTCTTCTCATCCACCTGGGAGAAAAGCTCATCCATGTCTGCTAAATACTTGTCCTGCGGAGAACCAAGCAGCTACGCGTGGGCCAgatgccccttccccctcccccgggcACCCTCCCGTCACAGGCACGCAAACATGCACACATCCACACGTGGGCTGGGGCACCCTCACGTGCTTGGCCTCGATGCAGGCCTGCTGGGCCCGGACGTGGCCATCATCTTCATCACCCTCGTGGTTCCGCTGGCATTCTTCTAGCTCCCTGGGGGTCGACCAGGAGCTAGTCAGGAATGGGTCTGGCCAGAAGAGGTCACACTCCACCCCAACCTCAGGCTTGTTCAGGTCTCTCTTCCCTCCAACTGCTCGCCAGTGCTGGccttcaataaatacttgtgttCTTGACTCAGTTAACCCCAGAGTGTTGccttgggggtgggtggggcccTGGAGCCTGCCGCTACCACAGCCCACCTCTCCCGCTACCACAGCCCACCTCTCCCGCTCAGCCACAATAAGCCGAGTGAGGTAGGAGTGCAGCTCATTCTCCTGGTGGATGCGCCGCTCCTCGATGCTGTTCCAACGCTTCTTCTTGGCGATGCGCAGAGCACTAGGGATGTCATCCCCGAAGTTGAGCCGCTGCTCCTTGGCCAGGTTGTAGGCTGGGGGAACAGGGGCTTCAGGTCACCTTCTAGCCAGTCCATCCACCTGGTCCCAGGCGCCCCCGCTTCCCCTGACAACCTGTAGGCCCACCTCGCTGCAGGTTGGCGATGGCCTCATCATAGCTCTCCATCTCTAGCTGGCACTGCCCCAGGAAAAAGTGTGCCTTCACAGACTGCCCGTCCAGTTCCAGAGCCCGCCGGCAGTCAGCCAGGGCCTGCTCATGCTGCTGCATCTTCAGATAGCACAACGCCCGGTTGGTGTAGTACACGGCCACCAGAGGATTCCGGGTCTGGGGACCAAGGCCAGGCCAGCCAGCATGAGGGAAAGAGCTCCGTGCGCCCTGTCCTAGGCCCTGTCCCGGTCTGGGAGCCCGTGGCTAGAATCCAGGCGCTAGAAATTTCTCAGCTTGGAAGCCCCTGCTCAGCGAGGGCTGTAGAGTGAACTCCCGGTCCTGAGGCCTGCGCGAGCCCACCCCCTCGGGGCTCCCAGGAGGTTTTGTAAAGGTGAGGTTCCCGGACCTGCGGAGAGCCCCAGCTTCGGGCCTGGGCTTCTGAAGGGACAGGGACCCTGGTCCCGGCTTGGGGCCTCGAGCACCCCTCAAGTTCCCACCCGCCCCTCCAGCAACCAGCACTGGCTCGAGAACCGCGCGGCCTTGGCTCGACCGGAACATGATCAGCACCGAATTCTCGGGGCCCAAACGCCCCCGCGGGCGAACCAAGACCGCCCCGAGGGTccggcgggagcggcggggcAGGGGCTCCGGGGAGGACGCGGGGCCGCGAGCCGGGCCCCGCCCACTCCCCCGCCCGGAcgccggccccctcccccggcgcGGGCGCACTCACGATGGCGCGGCCGTAGCAGGCCGCCGCCTCCGGGTACTTGCGGCCCACGAAGAGCCGGTTGCCCTGCTCCTTGAGCTCCTGCGCGCTCGGGCTCTTTTCGGGGCTTCCGCCGCCGGCGCCCAGCCGCGCGCcgccctccttctcctccttgccCTTCATAGCGCCGCGCGGCACAGCCCGGGCTTCGCTCCCAGGCTCCGCGTCTGGCCCGCCCTGCGCCCGCAGCCCGAGCCCGCAGCCCGAGCCCGCGATCCGCTCGGGCCCGGTCCAGCAATCCGCCACCGGAACTTCcggccgcgcggggcggggccagcggcACGGGCGGGGCCGCGCCTGCGTCCGACGGGCCGCGTAGGCGAGGGGGGCGGGACCGACTGGGCGCATGCGCTCGAGGGAACGCGACCCGCGACGTCGGAAGTCCGGGACAGCGCCaagcgcggccccgccccgccgaggccccgccccgccgaggccccgccccgccgaggccccgccccgccgaggccccgccccgccgaggccccgccccgccgaggccccgccccgccgaggccccgccccgcgcagaCGTAGCGGCCGCCGGCTGGCTGCGCGGCCGTGGGGCCTCGAGGGCCGTGGGGCCTCGAGGGCCGCGGGGCTGCGGTCCTGGCGCCGCATGGGGAGGTGCCGCGGTCGCCAGGGACGGCTGGAAGCTCTGAAGCGGTGGCAGGACGGCCGAACCCGCTGCCCGAGGCTCCGTCGCCGCCCTCCCCCAGGGGGTTCCCCGCGGCCACCGGGGGTGGAGCGGAGGAGCACGTGGCCGCCGGCGTGgaagcggggggcggggcctccggggcggggctccgggtgAGGTTCCTCCCCACACCTCGCCCAGCCCACCTCGGCCTGGCCGGTGAGTGTCGTCGCTTGCGGGGGGGCCCGTGGCTGTGACCCCGGGGGTGCGCGGGAGCCGCCTGCCCAGACGCTGGCGAGGCTCGAGCCCTGGCTGCAGGAGCTCCGAGGCCgccgcgcgcccgccgcccgcggccctggggaggcggggtgCATACAGGCCGGCTGCCCGAGCGTGGCATGGCCTGagcccgggccccccgcccccctctgcccccgcccgGGCGGGACCTCAGGCCCGGGACCCCTCCCCGCGTGGCGACAGCGCTGCTGCCGCGTGCGACCCGCCCCAGCCTGGCCACCCGCGAGGGCACCGCGCCGGCCCAGAAGCGCAGAGAAGCCAGGCTGGCTGAACCCGGCTGGGCCCAGGCCACAGGGGTCTCGGAGGGCTGGCGGCCGGCTGGGCTGCAGTCTCCGCTGCCTGTGAGGACCCCAGCTCCTCGCACACCCGCCATATGCGCACGCCTGGTTTGGGTGCAGGGAGCACCGGGAGAGCTCAGGCCACCGTGCGAGGGCTGGGCGGGCCCCTGGGGCCAGCCCCCAGAGCCCACTGCAGCCACCTTCTgctgtgtaaaatatttattcattctccaAAAAGGCTCAGACCGCAAGTCGTGGGGGAGAGGCCGGGTCAGGGTCTCCTCTAGGGCCACGCTTGGGGACCTCCACTGCCTGGCCAGGCAGTTCTATGTCTCCAGGCCTGGGAGGGGGTGGCCAGGGCTGATGTAAGGCTTGGCCTGGACTCAGTAGGCTGCGAGGGCCACCTGCCCCCACGGAGGAGAAGCAGTCTCAAGGTGTACATTCACAGAGAGCAGACGTGCAGGCTCGTCTGGCGGCCAGCCCACACACACCAGTGCCCTGACTTGGTGGGGCCCTGGGGAGCCCATCAGGGTGGTGGAGGGATGTGGGCGCCTAGCAGATCATAGGCGAAGACGTTCCAGAAGATGGCAAAGAGCAGGAAGGTGCCATAGGCGAGCAGCACCACCCACCAGCCACACTGGTCCCGCAGGCGTTCCTCATAGCTGCGCAGGATTGTCAGGCCCATGCTGACTCCTACCACTGCACCTGCCAGGTGTGCCATGAAGCTGGGCTGGGGGCCGGAGGCAGGCAGTGGCGGGGAAAAACGGAGCCACACGGCCCGGCCCACTTCGGAACTCACTGCAGAGAAAGGTGGCAGGTAGGCAGGTGGGAGGCACCCTGGCCTGAGGCTgagcccccctcccagccccctgacCCCCTACTTACTGCACACCAAGGCCAGCACCATCCTCAGCAGCTTGTAGGGACACCTCATCCCAGCCCAGTTCTGATGGGGCGTGAGACACAGGCTGTGAGGCAGGCCTTGTGgtcccctccccacacccaccccacagTCTGCCCTATTACCATGACGACGTTGGCCAGGTGTGCGGAGCACAGGGCGTAGACCCCACCAGAGCCCCCCACCACAGGGGCCCGCATGTCGGTAATGGAGACAGTCAGGGAGCCTGTGTGAGCAAAGGGAGAGTGGTGAGCGGGAGGCTCGCTGGTGTGGTGGCCGGGGGGCGTGTGCCTGCCTCACCTGCCAGCACCCCAGCCAGGTAGAGCAGGCTGATGCGGAGCAGGCCGTGCACCATCTCCAGGGGCACCCCGATCATCAGCTGCAGGAGCGCGTTGAAGCCCAGCTGCTCCAGGCTGGCCATGTGGGTGTAAACAGATGTGAGGTCGGTGGTGGCGGGCCACCAGCCCTACCTGACGGGGACACCGGAGGTGGGCCCCCACTCACCCAACGTGCATGAACATGTAGGTGAGGAAGCGCCAGGCTCGAGCACGGTGGCCGGGGTGGTACACCAGGGGGCTCTTCATGTACTCGGGGTGGTAGGTCTGCAGCACCCACTTGTTGAGACGAGCCCCATAGCACAGGAACACGATGATCTGGGGGAGAGGGGCGTTAGGGCTGGGCCAGGCCGGGTGGGGGGCGGCTCCGGGTTGGTGGGCGGGTAGGCACACCTGGGCAAGGGTGACTGAGGCCATGAACACGGGGGGCGGGCAGCTGCGGTGCCGGTAGAAGTACCAGTGGCGGTCCACCTCTCGGGGCAGGATCTCGTAGGCAACATAGCGCACGAACCGCTTGTAGACACCCAGGCCTGGCTCGTCCAGCAGCCCGGCTCGGGGCAGCGCCCTCTGTCCGTTGGCGATGGCCCGCTTAAAGCTGCTCGAGCGTTTACTGCTGATCTGGGGGGGCGCTAAGCATGGGCCACCGTGCTCCCTGCGCCCCCAGCCACCCTGCCCCcttggccccccccccccctcctggtGGAGGCTGAGTCCCTGCCCCCGCCCACACCCCTCCCAGGTGGGAAGGGCAGGCGTGGGGACTGCCTGCCCACCCACTCGGCCGGGCCCCTACCCTGCCGTCCACCCACTGTGGCACTGACCAGGTCCACAAGCTCCTGGTAGCAGACCTGGCCCCGCTCGTTGCTCTGGGCCAAGGCCACCAGCATGTCCAGCTTGGCCGGGTCCAGGGGCAGCTCATGGCTGTGCACCAGGCCGGTGAAGGTGTCCGCACCGATGAAACCTGTGTGCTCAGGGTCCAGCTGCTGGGGTCGGGGGGGGGCCATTGGCCAAGGCTTGAGGTGGGGTGGCCTCGGGGCCGGGCCAGCGGAGGGACGGGCTCCCAGCTCCCGCGGCCAGGCCTCCGTACCCGCGGGTCCTGGGCTCCCGCTCCACCGCTCCTCggcctccccacctccttcccgCCCTGCGCATC from Vulpes vulpes isolate BD-2025 chromosome 3, VulVul3, whole genome shotgun sequence encodes:
- the WDR24 gene encoding GATOR2 complex protein WDR24 isoform X2; translation: MEKMSRVSTALGGGALTGRTMHCHLDAPANAISVCRDAAQVVVAGRSIFKIYAIEDEQFVEKLNLRVGRKPSLNLSCADVVWHQMDENLLATAATNGVVVTWNLGRPSRNKQDQLFTEHKRTVNKVCFHPTEAHVLLSGSQDGFMKCFDLRRKDSVSTFSGQSESVRDVQFSIRDYFTFASTFENGNVQLWDIRRPDRCERMFTAHNGPVFCCDWHPEDRGWLATGGRDKMVKVWDMTTHRAKEVHCVQTIASVARVKWRPECRHHLATCSMMVDHNIYVWDVRRPFVPAAMFEEHRDVTTGIAWRHPHDPSFLLSGSKDSTLCQHLFRDASQPVERANPEGLCYGLFGDLAFAAKESLVATESGRKPYAGDRRHPIFFKRKLDPAEPFVGLASSALSVFEIEPGSGSMSWFVDTAERYALAGRPLAELCDHNAKVARELGRNQVAQTWTMLRIIYCSPGLASATNLNHSMGKGSSCGLPLMNSFNLKDMAPGLGSETRLDRSKGDTRSDTVLLDSSATLLTNEDNEETEGSDVPADYLLGDVEGEEDELYLLEPEHAHEQGDVQMAVSVLIVLGERVRKDIDEQTQEHWYTSYIDLLQRFCLWNVSNQVVKLSTSRAISCLNQASTTLHVNCSHCKRPMSSRGWVCDRCHRCASMCAVCHHVVKGLFVWCQGCSHGGHLQHIMKWLEGSSHCPAGCGHLCEYS
- the WDR24 gene encoding GATOR2 complex protein WDR24 isoform X1, giving the protein MEKMSRVSTALGGGALTGRTMHCHLDAPANAISVCRDAAQVVVAGRSIFKIYAIEDEQFVEKLNLRVGRKPSLNLSCADVVWHQMDENLLATAATNGVVVTWNLGRPSRNKQDQLFTEHKRTVNKVCFHPTEAHVLLSGSQDGFMKCFDLRRKDSVSTFSGQSESVRDVQFSIRDYFTFASTFENGNVQLWDIRRPDRCERMFTAHNGPVFCCDWHPEDRGWLATGGRDKMVKVWDMTTHRAKEVHCVQTIASVARVKWRPECRHHLATCSMMVDHNIYVWDVRRPFVPAAMFEEHRDVTTGIAWRHPHDPSFLLSGSKDSTLCQHLFRDASQPVERANPEGLCYGLFGDLAFAAKESLVATESGRKPYAGDRRHPIFFKRKLDPAEPFVGLASSALSVFEIEPGSGSMSWFVDTAERYALAGRPLAELCDHNAKVARELGRNQVAQTWTMLRIIYCSPGLASATNLNHSMGKGSSCGLPLMNSFNLKDMAPGLGSETRLDRSKGDTRSDTVLLDSSATLLTNEDNEETEGSDVPADYLLGDVEGEEDELYLLEPEHAHAEEPEYVLPQEAFPLRHEIVDTPSGPEHLQDKADSPHVSGSEADAASLAPVDSSFSLISVSHALYDSRLPPDFFSALVCDMLRFYAEQGDVQMAVSVLIVLGERVRKDIDEQTQEHWYTSYIDLLQRFCLWNVSNQVVKLSTSRAISCLNQASTTLHVNCSHCKRPMSSRGWVCDRCHRCASMCAVCHHVVKGLFVWCQGCSHGGHLQHIMKWLEGSSHCPAGCGHLCEYS
- the JMJD8 gene encoding jmjC domain-containing protein 8, translated to MAPGARPLLLLAVWTLAAPVLRGAGDTGDGGWQRRGPGAPAAVAEEERCAVERRADLSYAEFVQQYAFSRPVILQGLTDNSRFRALCSRERLLASFGDSVVRLSTANTYSYRKVDLPFQDYVEHLLHPQDPSSLGNDTLYFFGDNDFSEWASLFQHYSPPPFSLLGTTAAYSFGIAGAGSGVPFHWHGPGFSEVIYGRKRWFLYPPEKTPEFHPNKTTLAWLQDVYPTLAPSERPLECTVQAGEVLYFPDRWWHATLNLDASVFISTFFG
- the STUB1 gene encoding E3 ubiquitin-protein ligase CHIP — encoded protein: MKGKEEKEGGARLGAGGGSPEKSPSAQELKEQGNRLFVGRKYPEAAACYGRAITRNPLVAVYYTNRALCYLKMQQHEQALADCRRALELDGQSVKAHFFLGQCQLEMESYDEAIANLQRAYNLAKEQRLNFGDDIPSALRIAKKKRWNSIEERRIHQENELHSYLTRLIVAERERELEECQRNHEGDEDDGHVRAQQACIEAKHDKYLADMDELFSQVDEKRKKRDIPDYLCGKISFELMREPCITPSGITYDRKDIEEHLQRVGHFDPVTRSPLTQEQLIPNLAMKEVIDAFISENGWVEDY